Genomic window (Gammaproteobacteria bacterium):
AAAGATTATTCAAACTGGACATAATATTCCTCCGGCGTTTCGCCAGCGCAACATATCATCGTTGATTAATTGGTGAAAACTTTGTCTTGTTGTCAAGATAATGGCTGCCATTTCAACAAGCAACCACTCAGTCCGGCCAAACCCGACGAGAAGGGATTATCCTAATGTCGTCCGATTGATCGCGACGTGCTGGCTTTTCGTTTTTGTTGCCAGACATTTTCTTTGACGCAGATTTGTCAGCGATATCGGCCTGTGCGTGATCTTTAACTTGCTTTTCATCAGTCATTACTGTCTACCTTCCACCGAGTATTCTGCGTGCAAAACCTCACGAACTTTATTCGCGGGCGTGAATTCGTTTATCTTTTTGGCAAAATCTATCTTTACATCATCAATAAGATCATCAGATTCGCGCGCATAAATCGTCATATTGACGTGCGTTTTGGCAAAATTAATGTCCGGGTAATACCCTTCTTTCTCAGACAACTCTGCTGCCTGTTCAAGGAAATCCCGAGTCATTTCGTAGTTATCAAAATCAATTCTACGTTCAAGGCGTGTCGGACGCTTACGCAAAACCCAGTTTTCAACCATCACCATTCTCCCAGCGATCTTTCATAATTAAACATGCCTGACAGCTCTTGCTGGATATTTACCCAGTCAGCCGAGTGTTTTTTCTCATCCGCAAGCAGCTGCTCAAAGAATATTCTTCCGTCAAAATCATTAATTTTTGCGCAATAATTTACTGCAACCTGGTAGAAGCCAACGATTTCCGTTTCGAACTCACTGGCACTAAGCAGGAGTTCAGGCAACGAATTTTCCACCCTTGCACTACGCAACTGTGTCCGACCTGGTGCAACACCAAGAATCAGCATGCGGCTAATAATTTTTTCCACATGAATCATTTCGTCCATTGCTTCTGAACGAAATTTTTCAGAGAGATCTGAGAATCCACGCAAATGCAATACACGTGACAATGTCATGTACTGCTGGACAGCGGTCATTTCCAGGCTAAGAGCACGACCAAGAAAGCCAAGGACCATAGGATCTGTATTTGCGTAAACCATAGGGGCTACTTCATTTCATAATAAAAAAGCCGGATGGGC
Coding sequences:
- a CDS encoding 4a-hydroxytetrahydrobiopterin dehydratase, with the translated sequence MVENWVLRKRPTRLERRIDFDNYEMTRDFLEQAAELSEKEGYYPDINFAKTHVNMTIYARESDDLIDDVKIDFAKKINEFTPANKVREVLHAEYSVEGRQ
- a CDS encoding ferritin-like domain-containing protein; the protein is MVYANTDPMVLGFLGRALSLEMTAVQQYMTLSRVLHLRGFSDLSEKFRSEAMDEMIHVEKIISRMLILGVAPGRTQLRSARVENSLPELLLSASEFETEIVGFYQVAVNYCAKINDFDGRIFFEQLLADEKKHSADWVNIQQELSGMFNYERSLGEW